The region TTCAGAAAAGCATCGGTTGGATTATCGCGATGAAGTCGCCACAGGCGTGACAGCACGTCGTTGTGGCCATCAAAGACAGGGACAGAAACATGATGTGCAAGCGGCTTGTCTGACACGGGCGAATTTGACATGGACGAAGTACCGATCTGGATTGAAAGAAAATGACTTTCTGAAATGGAAACTGATTTGCACCCTATTGGTGCAGATCATTCAGGCGGAGAAATTTTGTTCACCGCGCCACCATTTAAGCCAGTGCCTGTGATGTCTGTCAAGCCGCAGACAGAAAAAATATATTTTATTCTATTTTAAAATCAGACACTTGGGGGATTAATGGTCACCAGAAGACGTTTTCTTGCCGGTTGCGCTACCGTGCCTTTGCTGTCCTGGCTTAACCTGAACACCGCGTTCGCCGATACGCCGCCATCCATGCTGGTGATGGCGATGCAGCTTGATAATATGACCAGTCTCGACCCGCAGGAAGGGTTCGAGGCGGTGGGTACCGAAATCATCGGTAACCTGTACCAGCGCCTGGTGATGCCGAACCCGGCCAACCCGCAAGAGGTGATTGGCGATCTGGCCGTCAGTTGGGAAGTGGGCAACGACAGCAAAACCTTCACTTTCCACCTCAACCCGAAAGCCAAATTCGCCGATGGTTCACCGGTTACCGCCGACGACGCCGCTTTCTCGCTGCAGCGCGCGGTGAAGCTGGATAAAAGCCCGGCGTTCATCATCAACCAGTTCGGTTTTACCAAAGACAACGTGGAACAGCACATCACCGCGCCGGATGAAAAAACGCTGGTGATCAATCTCGACAAGCCGGCGGCGGAAACTTTCCTGCTGTATTGCCTGTCGGCGCCGGTAGGCAGCATCGTGCAGAAAAAGGCGGCGCTGGCTAATCAGCAAAACAACGATCTGGGCAACCAGTGGCTGAAGCAGAACAGCGCCGGTTCCGGTCCGTTCTCGCTGGTGAGCTGGAAAGCCAGCGAAAGCATCATCCTGCAGAAAAACGATCACTTCCCGGCGGATAACGCCTTTAAGCGTGTATTGATCAAGCACATTGTCGACCCGTCTGCCCAGTTGCTGATGCTGCAAAAAGGGGACGTGGATATCGCCCGCAACCTGACCACCGAGCAGATCCGCCCGCTGGTGAACGACAGCAACTACCATCTGGTGCGTCAGAGCATCGCCAGCGTGATGCTGCTGTCCTGCAATACCGGCAACGAATTCCTGAAAAAACCGCAGGTGTGGCAGGCTATCAAGTGGGCGCTGGACTACGACAGCATCCAGAAAAACATTCTGCCGCTGACGCACAAGGTGCATCAGAGCTTCCTGCCGGGCGGTTTCCCGGCGGCGCTGGACGACACCCCGTTCCATCTGGATGTCGCCAAAGCCAAAGCATTGCTGAAAGACGCCGGTTATCCGGACGGCTTCGACATTACGCTGGATCACTACTCCGCCCAGCCGTACCCGGATATCGCGCAGGCGGTCCAGACCCAGCTCGGCGCCATCGGCATCAGGGTGAAGCTGATCGCGGCGGAAAACCGTCAGGTGCTGACCAAAATGCGTGCCCGCCAGCAGCAACTGGCGCTGACGGCGTGGGGCGCGGACTACTTCGACCCGAACTCCAATGCCGAAGCCTTCTGCATCAACACCGACAACAGCGACGGCGCCCGCAACCGCACGCTGGCCTGGCGTTGCAACTGGTCGGATGAAAAATTCAATCAGTTGACCGAACAGGCACTGCACGAGCAGGACCCGGCTAAACGCATCGCGTTGTACGAAACTCTGCAACGCAACCACCGCGAGCAAAGCCCGTTCACGCTGATGATGCAGGACGAGAAAACGCTGGCCTGTCGTAAGAACCTCAGCGGCGTCACCATGACGGTATTGAGCAAAGTGCCTTATCAGCAGGTGAAGAAAGCCTGATGCAGATACTGATCCGTTTTTGCAGTACGCTCGGCAGCCTGTTGTTGACCCTGTTGGGGTTATCGGTACTGACTTTCTTCATCGGCCGTATCATGCCGACCGACCCGGTGCTCGCCGCCGTCGGAGACAACGCGCCCCAGGCGGTAGTGGAGCGGGTCCGTCAGGAAATGGGGCTGGACCAGCCCCTGTGGATGCAGTACGGCCACTACCTGAATCAACTGCTGCACGGCGATTTGGGGCGCTCGGTGCTGACCTCCAATCCGGTGACCACCGACATCGCCCGCTACTTCCCCGCCACGCTGGAACTGGCGACCGCCGCGATCGTCGTCGCGGCGTTGGTCGGTATTCCGCTCGGGGTATGGGCGGCGGTGCGGCAGGGGCGCTGGGTGGATCAGGTGATTCGCGTCACCTGTCTGGCCGGCCATTCGCTGCCGGTGTTTGTGCTGGCGCTGCTCAGCCTGCTGATTTTCTACGCGGTGCTGGGCATCGCGCCGGGGCCGGGGCGACAGGACATCATCTTTCAGGACATGGTGCCGCATGTCACCGGGTTGCTGACGGTGGACTCACTGCTGGCCGGCGACTATGACGCACTGCGCGACGCGCTGGCGCACATGGTGCAGCCGGTGCTGATTCTGGCGTATTTCAGCATGGCCTACATCACCCGTATGACCCGCACTTTCATGCTCAACGCGCTCAGCGGCGAGTTCGTGATCACCGCCCGCGCCAAGGGGTTATCATTGCGCCGGGTGGTCTGGCGGCACGCGTTTCCCACGGTGGCGGTGCAACTGGTGACCGTGCTAGCGCTGACCTACGCCGGGCTGCTGGAAGGGGCGGTAGTCACGGAAAACGTCTTCTCCTGGCCGGGGCTGGGTCAGTACCTCACCACCGCCCTGCTCAATGCGGATATGAACCCGGTGGTGGGCGCCACGTTGCTGGTGGGCGCGGTCTATGTGCTGCTGAACCTGCTGGCTGATATTTTCTATCGACTTTTGGATCCCCGCGTAACATGAGTTTTTATGTCTCACGAGCCTGGTTGCTCGACGAAACGCCCACCACGCGCCGTCAGGCGGTGTGGGGGCAGCGCTACCGCCTGTGGTTGGGGTTTCGCACTAATCCGCTGGCGATGCTGGGGCTGTTTATCATCGTGGCCGTGTTGCTGTTGTCGCTGGCCGCGCCCTGGCTGACGCCGTACGACCCCGGTTTTCAGGAGCTGTCCAACCGGCTGGCGGCGCCGTCCGCCGGACACTGGCTGGGCACGGATGAACTGGGGCGCGATGTGTTCAGCCGTATTTTATTCGGCGGCCGCACCACGCTGGGCATGGTGATTACGGTGGTGGCGCTGACCGCGCCTATCGGCCTGCTGGTCGGCTGTATCGCCGGTTACGCCGGCGGTATTCTCGACAAAATCCTGATGCGGCTGACCGATATCTTTCTGGCGTTTCCGCGGCTGGTGCTGGCACTGGCGTTTGTAGCGGCGCTGAAACCGGGGGTGGAGAGCGCTATTCTGGCGATTGCGCTTACCGCCTGGCCGCCGTATGCGCGGCTGGCGCGGGCGGAGACGCTACAGTTTCGCCATACCGATTTCATCGCCGCCTGCCGCCTGACCGGCGCCGCGCCGCTGCGTATCATTCTGCGTCACATCATGCCGCTGTGCGTGCCGAGCCTGATTGTGCGGGTGACGCTGGACATGAGCTCCATCATCATTACCGCCGCCAGCCTTGGTTTTCTGGGCATGGGCGCGCAGCCGCCGTCGCCGGAATGGGGCACCATGATCGCCACCGCGCGTCGTTTCCTGTTCAACGCCTGGTGGGTGCCGTTGGTGCCCTGTATCGCCATTTTCCTCACCTCGCTGGCCTTCAACTTTCTTGGTGACGGCCTGCGCGATCTGCTGGACCCGAAGGAGCGTTAAATGTTGGTGGAAATTGAAAACCTCCGTATCGCGTTCGCCAGCCGGACGGAAACGTTTGAGGCGGTGCGCGGCGTCAGCTTCAGCGTCGGTAAGGAAAAATTCGCCATCGTCGGCGAAAGCGGTTCCGGCAAGTCCCTGACCGCCCGCTGCCTGATGCAGCTGCTGCCGGGCAGCGCCCGCGTTCAGGCCGATAAACTGAGTTTTGACGGCATCGACCTGCGCGGCGCCAGTGAAAAGACGCTGCGGCAAATTCGCGGCAAACGGGTCGGCTTTATCCTGCAGGACCCGAAATATTCGCTGAACCCGGTGATGACCATCGGCCAGCAGGTGGCGGAAGCCTGGCGCGAGCACAAAGGCGGCAGCCGCCGTGCGGCGATGGACGCCGCCATCGATCTGCTGAATCAGGTACGCATTCGCGACCCGCAGCGGGTCGCGAAATGTTATCCGCATGAAGTGTCGGGCGGCATGGGGCAACGGGTGATGATCGCCATGATGCTGGCGCCCGACCCGGAACTGCTGATTGCCGATGAACCGACCTCGGCGCTGGACGCCACCGTGCAGGCGGAGATCCTGTGCCTGATCGACGATCTGGTGTCGCAGCGCGGCATGGGGTTGATCCTGATCAGTCACGATCTGCCGCTGGTGTCGCATTTCTGCGATCGGGTAGCGGTGATGTACGCCGGGCGGATCGTCGAAATGCTGCAGGCCAGCGAACTGCTACAGGCGCAGCATCCGTATACGCAAGGGCTGCTGGCCTGCCTGCCGTCGCTGAAACACCCGCGCGATCGGCTGCCGGTGTTGCAGCGCGACCCATCCTGGAGAACCTGATGATTAACGTTGAAAACCTGCGCATCGCCTTTGGCGGCGTCGAGGTGGTGAAAGGGGTGTCCTTCGCGCTGGAGAGCGGCGACAGCTTCGGCATGGTGGGCGAAAGCGGCTCCGGCAAGTCCACCATTTTGCGCGCGCTGGCCGGGTTGAACACCCAGTGGCGGGGCCGCATCGAATTTGGCGGCATGGCACAGTTGGCGCGGCGGGATCGCAGCTTTTTCCGACAGGTGCAGATGGTGTTTCAGGACCCGTACGGATCGCTGCATCCGCGCCAGACCATCGATCGTATTTTGCATGAACCGCTGCTGGTGCACCGGTTTGATCGTGCCGAGCAGCGCATAACCCAGGCGCTGGAGGAAGTGGGCTTGCCCGCGGCGGCGCGCTTTCGCTTTCCCCATCAGCTCTCCGGCGGCCAGCGCCAGCGGGTGGCGATTGCCCGCGCGCTGATCGCCGAGCCGGAAGTGCTGCTGCTGGATGAACCGACCTCGGCTCTGGATGTGTCGGTGCAGGCGGAAATCCTCAACCTGCTGACAGACCTGCGTCAGGAGCGTAGGCTCACCTATATCATGGTCAGCCATAATCTGGCGGTGGTGTCCCATCTGTGCCAGCGCGTCGGCGTGATGCAGCATGGCGAAATGGTGGAACAGCTCAGCGTGGAACATTTGCGTGCGCGCAATCTGCATCATCCACACACCGCGGAACTGTACGATTTAAGCATGACGCTGGAGGAACCGGCATGACATTACACTGGCAGCGCGCCATTGATGAGGCGCGTGCGATCGCTCAATCCTGGAATCAGCCCGGCGAGCCGGGCGGCGCCATGACGTTGTTCGACGGCGAGCAGATCCGTGCCGCCTGCTGCGGCGGGCTGGCGGATTTGGCGCAGAATACCCCATTCACCACCCAGAGCGTGGTGCGTTTCGCCTCGGTGACTAAACACCTGTTTGCTTCACAGGTGACGGGAGCCGCCAGCCATGCGCTGGCATTGACCGACCGTCTCGATCAACACCTGCCGCAGTTGACCGGCGAAAACGGCAAGGTGACGGTCGGACAGGCGCTGGACATGACCTCCGGCCTGCCGGACGTGCGCGAAAGCCTGTCGCTGCTGGGGTTGTCGGTGTACAACGCCACCTCGGCCGACAGCTTGCTGGCGTTTCTGGCGGACAACGGCGACCTGAATTACCCGGCGGGCAGCGAGATCTCCTACACCAATACCGGTTACCGGCTGGTGGAAGAAGCGCTGAAAGCCAAAGGTATCTATTTCGCCGACCTGCTGCGCCAGCACGTAAACCAGCCGCTGGAGATCGCGCTCAGCGCGCCGGAAACCTGGTTTAATATCGTGCCCGGACTGGTGCCGGGCTATTGGCCATCGCCGCAGGGCTGGCAGTTGTCCTGCGCCGGGCTGCATCTGTCCACCTCCGGCTGCGTCACCGGCAGCGTGCGCGATCTGACGGTCTGGCTGCAATCGCTGCTGAACAATCAGGGGCCGGGCGAAGGCGTGCTGGCGCGTCTGTCCCAGCCGCGTTACCTGCGCGACGGTCGCATCACCGGTTACGGGCTGGGCGTGGCGCACAGCCGCCTCGGTGATGCGCTGCTGGTAGGGCACGGCGGTTCTCACGCGGGTTATAAGAGTTATTTTCTGCTCGACCCGGTATTGCAGGTCGGGGTGGCGCTGGTCGCCAACCGGGAAGATGTCGCTACTTACGACAGCGTGCTGCGGGTGATGTCCGTCTTGCTGGATCAGCCGCTGCCGGCGCGCGGGCATAACCTGACGCCGGGTCTGTACGCGGCGGAGCAGGGCGGTCACTGGCTGGAAGTGAAAGGACCGGGCGCCTGCTGGCTGGGCGCGACCGAAACCCTGTACCGCAGCGATGAGCCGGGCGTGGCGGTGTCGTTGTCCAGTCATCTGCCGATGACGCTGCGGCAAAACGGCATGGCGATCGAAGGGGAAATCGGTCACGCGCCATGCCGCTTTCTGCCGGTGGAAGCAGACAACAGCGTGACGCAGCTGCAAGGCCGCTGGTACTGGCCGGATACCCGTAGCGAACTGGTGATTGACGGCGATCGTATCGTGATGGGGCTTGGCCCGGCGGCGATCGCCGGTTCTCTGCAATCACTCGGCAACGGCCGCGCGCTCGCCACGGTGCAGGACGGCCCGTGGGAGAAACGCTTCTCGCTGCAGGTACAAGACGGTCAACTGACGCTGCTGCTGAATCGCAGCCGGGTGGTGCGCTATCGGCGCGGGTGAGGTGCGTTTGTATTGCTATTTAGCCATCGCCGGGTCTTCTTGTTGCGACCAACTCTAAGTCAGCAAAGGCTATGGCTAGCCTATGCTTCAAGGCAGGGGAGGAGGTATCTCCCCTCTGCCATGATCATTAGTGAAGGTGTTATTACATCAATCGTTCCTGCTGGATGAGACTCCCCGCAGGCCGCGCGCGGTCGCAGGCGTACCCGGTGACTGGAGTATGAAGGCATCCGATGGGCCGACTTCAATCTCACAGATCTCAAGGCCGAGCTGACGACCATCGTTTGACGCGGTCATGGTAATCGTTTCGGCACAATCGATCGTCAGCCGCAGAATGTCGCTGGATTGGTTTAGCTCTTGATGCGGTATGAGCGCATCAAAAACCACAACGAACGTGCTTTCTGACCAGCGGTTTAGGGTGGCGGGGTACTCATCAACTTTCAATGTGAGCTCATCAACCTGGCGTGTCGACAGTATGTTGGTAACTCTAAACCGTATCAGAATATCCCGGTCTTTCCTGAATGGAATATCGATGGTTGCTGTCGGCGTCGGACCCATCCAACGGCTGAACTTGTGTTCGTTGCGTTCACGGCAATGCCACCCTGTGCCGTTCAATGGTTGTGACATATCCACAACAGTCCAGCCGGCCGGGCGAATCAAAGCCTTGCGGTAGTTATCCTCCGCGGCGCTCGCAAAATCCACACCATAGGTCGCCTGGAAACGCGCCATTTGCTCGTCGTAGAGTTCACGGGCAATGGCAACGATTTCCTGGTCGAGATCAATCAGCTGATTGGCCGCTGCTATCGCCTCTTCGCTTAAGCTCGGCTTTTGCTGTTTACTGGCGTGTATATTGAGCGGCTGTGGCTGGTCTGGAGGGAGCGATAGCCATAATTGCAGCGCGGATAGCGACCGTCCAAAATCCTCCTGGAAGCCGATAAAAGACAGCGAGCGCAGCGTTTTCTCCGCCCGTTGCCGAACGAAAGCCCGGAAGTCCTGATTATTGGGGGAGCCGTTTCGCCAGGCTTGGCGGTATTCCCCCGGTGCACAGGCCAATTGGCAGGTGATTTGGTTCCAGTTAATGTATTGGGATTGCGGATGGCTAAAAAATGCTACCTGATCATTGCGGGCCAAATCGCGAATCAGTTCACCACCAGGTATAACGGCAACTTCATCGTCAGTCCAACGGTGCACCATCCACCAGTTAGACACCACCCTGTCCAGCGGGTCTCGTAAAAAGCACATGGTCGCGACGTTCGATATTTTTTCAGGCCAGTACCAACTGCCGAATGGGTCATGAATAAAACGCGCCCGTGCCAGCCGGTTCGGCTCAAGTTCAACATCGCCGGAATTCATCTCACTGTAGTGTTCTTCTAAGTGAATACACTCATCGGACGGAAAAAAGTTTTGCAAATACTTTAGCAGCGATGTGCCTGCGCACTTATTAATATGGTGAAAAACAATACGAGGCATACCTGACCTTTACTTCCCGTAATAACATACATTAGAAGGAATTGTATTTTAATTATTCATTTAATCATAGTAACAACGTGTTACATATTGTGGACTTAATCATTTGTTGCGAGCTGGATCGCTGCTATCGTCTGCTGTCCGGTTGGTTATCGTTACTGCCATCCGTTCGTGAAGATGCATGGTGTGGGATTCCGCTTGGCTACCTGGTGACGGATGGCGCCAACTATATACGCCAACTATTACGCCAACTATTAACTGTGCAAACACGAACTATGCAGACACGGCCGGGATCATTTTTACCGATAAATCCCCACGACCGCGTCTTCACCGACGTAACCATAGCCGCGGTACATGCCTTCGCTGTTGAACGGCAGTGCGATATTGCCCTGATGGTCAACGGCGATCAGTCCGCCGCTGCCGCCCAGCGCCAGTACTTTTTCCATGACGACGTTGTCGGCGGCTTGCGACAGCGGCAGGTTACCGTATTCCATCAACGCCGAAACGTCGTACGCCGCGACGGTGCGCATGAACACCTCGCCGGTGCCGGTGCAGGAGACGGCGACGGTGCGGTTGTTGGCGTAACAGCCTGCGCCGACGATCGGTGAGTCGCCGACGCGTCCGGCGCGTTTGTTGGTCATGCCGCCGGTGGAGGTCGCCGCCGCCAGATTACCGCCTGCGTCCAGCGCTACCGCGCCGACCGTGCCGAACTTGCGATCCGGATCGAGCGGATCGGAGCCCTGCGCCTGACGTTCGCCATCGTGATCCAGCAGGATCTTGCCGTCGCCTGTCTGCGCTTTCAGCAACTGCTGGTAGCGCTCATCGGTGGAGAAAAAGTCCGGTTCGACCATCTCCAGCCCCTGCTCGCGGGCGAACGTTTCAGCGCCTTCCGCCGTAAACATCACGTGCGGGCTGCGCTCCAGTACCGCGCGCGCCGCCAGAATCGGGTTGCGGATGTGGTTAACACCGGCGATGGCGCCCGCTTCCAGCGAACGGCCGTCCATGATGCTGGCGTCCAGTTCGTGGGTGCCGCGGTGGGTAAACACCGCCCCTTTGCCCGCATTGAACAGCGGACACTCTTCCAGCAGGCGCACCGCTTCGGTGACCGCATCCAGCGCGCTGCCGTTGGCCGCCAGGATTTCCTGACCGCGGGCGACGATGCTTTGCAACGCGGCGCGATAGCGCTGTTCTTTCTCGCTGTCCATCGCCGTGCGACTGAGCGCACCCGCGCCGCCATGAATCACAATGACCGGTTTCATCGTCTCTCCGTTATTCACGATACTGTTTTTTCACAATACTGTTTATTCACAATACTGTTTATTCACAATACTGTTTATTCACAATACGGTTGATGTTCGCCATACCGCTTAGTTCTGCGTGGTTGCCAGATAGGAAAATGCCCCCAGCAGGCTGACGATCGGCGCGATGGTCGGGGATTGATAACCCACGGTGACGGCGTCTTTGCGGGTGACGCCCGGAATCAGGCAGAACAGGTCCGCCAACACCGGTTTGGCGACCATCAGCTCCAGCTCATACGGTGGTTGCAAACGGGTGGTCGTCTCTTTATGCGCCTGTTGCACTGCCTGAGTCGCCGCCAGCCGGATGGCGTTGCGCGCCGCTTCGGGACTCAGCGACTCCGCCGCGGTCTGGGAAATGGCGCGTTTCACGCAGGCGTAGTGGGCGGCCGGGTAGTAGCGGTTGATCCAGCTTTGCAGCGTGTCGTCGCCGCTCACCAGCCACAGCGGGGTGTTCAGCTCCGCGCCGGCGGCGGCGTAGATATCGCTTTCGCCCATCACTTCGCCGTTGATGCGCACCCGGTAAAACGCCCGGCCGTTGATGGTGTGCGCCAGCACGCCGTGTTCTCCGGCGGCGCTGTGGTAGCCGATGAACATCAGGCCATCGAACTGTTGCTGTTGCAAGCCTTCCACCATCGACAGACCGCGCGGTTTGCCCTGTACCAGCCGGGCGCGCGGGTCGATATTTTCAGCGCGCAGGTTGGTCATGGCGGCGTGGCTGTCGGCCACCACCACTTCGCTGGCGCCGCCGGCGAACGCGCCTTCAATGGCGGCGTTCACTTCCTGCTCCATCAGCCCACGGGCTAACTGGTATTCCGGCGTGCCGGGGCTGCACTGTTCCGGGCGCATCACGCCCGCGA is a window of Dickeya solani IPO 2222 DNA encoding:
- a CDS encoding ABC transporter ATP-binding protein: MINVENLRIAFGGVEVVKGVSFALESGDSFGMVGESGSGKSTILRALAGLNTQWRGRIEFGGMAQLARRDRSFFRQVQMVFQDPYGSLHPRQTIDRILHEPLLVHRFDRAEQRITQALEEVGLPAAARFRFPHQLSGGQRQRVAIARALIAEPEVLLLDEPTSALDVSVQAEILNLLTDLRQERRLTYIMVSHNLAVVSHLCQRVGVMQHGEMVEQLSVEHLRARNLHHPHTAELYDLSMTLEEPA
- a CDS encoding serine hydrolase domain-containing protein, which codes for MTLHWQRAIDEARAIAQSWNQPGEPGGAMTLFDGEQIRAACCGGLADLAQNTPFTTQSVVRFASVTKHLFASQVTGAASHALALTDRLDQHLPQLTGENGKVTVGQALDMTSGLPDVRESLSLLGLSVYNATSADSLLAFLADNGDLNYPAGSEISYTNTGYRLVEEALKAKGIYFADLLRQHVNQPLEIALSAPETWFNIVPGLVPGYWPSPQGWQLSCAGLHLSTSGCVTGSVRDLTVWLQSLLNNQGPGEGVLARLSQPRYLRDGRITGYGLGVAHSRLGDALLVGHGGSHAGYKSYFLLDPVLQVGVALVANREDVATYDSVLRVMSVLLDQPLPARGHNLTPGLYAAEQGGHWLEVKGPGACWLGATETLYRSDEPGVAVSLSSHLPMTLRQNGMAIEGEIGHAPCRFLPVEADNSVTQLQGRWYWPDTRSELVIDGDRIVMGLGPAAIAGSLQSLGNGRALATVQDGPWEKRFSLQVQDGQLTLLLNRSRVVRYRRG
- a CDS encoding isoaspartyl peptidase/L-asparaginase family protein, with product MKPVIVIHGGAGALSRTAMDSEKEQRYRAALQSIVARGQEILAANGSALDAVTEAVRLLEECPLFNAGKGAVFTHRGTHELDASIMDGRSLEAGAIAGVNHIRNPILAARAVLERSPHVMFTAEGAETFAREQGLEMVEPDFFSTDERYQQLLKAQTGDGKILLDHDGERQAQGSDPLDPDRKFGTVGAVALDAGGNLAAATSTGGMTNKRAGRVGDSPIVGAGCYANNRTVAVSCTGTGEVFMRTVAAYDVSALMEYGNLPLSQAADNVVMEKVLALGGSGGLIAVDHQGNIALPFNSEGMYRGYGYVGEDAVVGIYR
- a CDS encoding ABC transporter substrate-binding protein, which produces MVTRRRFLAGCATVPLLSWLNLNTAFADTPPSMLVMAMQLDNMTSLDPQEGFEAVGTEIIGNLYQRLVMPNPANPQEVIGDLAVSWEVGNDSKTFTFHLNPKAKFADGSPVTADDAAFSLQRAVKLDKSPAFIINQFGFTKDNVEQHITAPDEKTLVINLDKPAAETFLLYCLSAPVGSIVQKKAALANQQNNDLGNQWLKQNSAGSGPFSLVSWKASESIILQKNDHFPADNAFKRVLIKHIVDPSAQLLMLQKGDVDIARNLTTEQIRPLVNDSNYHLVRQSIASVMLLSCNTGNEFLKKPQVWQAIKWALDYDSIQKNILPLTHKVHQSFLPGGFPAALDDTPFHLDVAKAKALLKDAGYPDGFDITLDHYSAQPYPDIAQAVQTQLGAIGIRVKLIAAENRQVLTKMRARQQQLALTAWGADYFDPNSNAEAFCINTDNSDGARNRTLAWRCNWSDEKFNQLTEQALHEQDPAKRIALYETLQRNHREQSPFTLMMQDEKTLACRKNLSGVTMTVLSKVPYQQVKKA
- a CDS encoding ABC transporter permease, with the translated sequence MQILIRFCSTLGSLLLTLLGLSVLTFFIGRIMPTDPVLAAVGDNAPQAVVERVRQEMGLDQPLWMQYGHYLNQLLHGDLGRSVLTSNPVTTDIARYFPATLELATAAIVVAALVGIPLGVWAAVRQGRWVDQVIRVTCLAGHSLPVFVLALLSLLIFYAVLGIAPGPGRQDIIFQDMVPHVTGLLTVDSLLAGDYDALRDALAHMVQPVLILAYFSMAYITRMTRTFMLNALSGEFVITARAKGLSLRRVVWRHAFPTVAVQLVTVLALTYAGLLEGAVVTENVFSWPGLGQYLTTALLNADMNPVVGATLLVGAVYVLLNLLADIFYRLLDPRVT
- a CDS encoding sulfotransferase family 2 domain-containing protein, producing the protein MPRIVFHHINKCAGTSLLKYLQNFFPSDECIHLEEHYSEMNSGDVELEPNRLARARFIHDPFGSWYWPEKISNVATMCFLRDPLDRVVSNWWMVHRWTDDEVAVIPGGELIRDLARNDQVAFFSHPQSQYINWNQITCQLACAPGEYRQAWRNGSPNNQDFRAFVRQRAEKTLRSLSFIGFQEDFGRSLSALQLWLSLPPDQPQPLNIHASKQQKPSLSEEAIAAANQLIDLDQEIVAIARELYDEQMARFQATYGVDFASAAEDNYRKALIRPAGWTVVDMSQPLNGTGWHCRERNEHKFSRWMGPTPTATIDIPFRKDRDILIRFRVTNILSTRQVDELTLKVDEYPATLNRWSESTFVVVFDALIPHQELNQSSDILRLTIDCAETITMTASNDGRQLGLEICEIEVGPSDAFILQSPGTPATARGLRGVSSSRND
- a CDS encoding ABC transporter permease, which codes for MSFYVSRAWLLDETPTTRRQAVWGQRYRLWLGFRTNPLAMLGLFIIVAVLLLSLAAPWLTPYDPGFQELSNRLAAPSAGHWLGTDELGRDVFSRILFGGRTTLGMVITVVALTAPIGLLVGCIAGYAGGILDKILMRLTDIFLAFPRLVLALAFVAALKPGVESAILAIALTAWPPYARLARAETLQFRHTDFIAACRLTGAAPLRIILRHIMPLCVPSLIVRVTLDMSSIIITAASLGFLGMGAQPPSPEWGTMIATARRFLFNAWWVPLVPCIAIFLTSLAFNFLGDGLRDLLDPKER
- a CDS encoding ABC transporter ATP-binding protein is translated as MLVEIENLRIAFASRTETFEAVRGVSFSVGKEKFAIVGESGSGKSLTARCLMQLLPGSARVQADKLSFDGIDLRGASEKTLRQIRGKRVGFILQDPKYSLNPVMTIGQQVAEAWREHKGGSRRAAMDAAIDLLNQVRIRDPQRVAKCYPHEVSGGMGQRVMIAMMLAPDPELLIADEPTSALDATVQAEILCLIDDLVSQRGMGLILISHDLPLVSHFCDRVAVMYAGRIVEMLQASELLQAQHPYTQGLLACLPSLKHPRDRLPVLQRDPSWRT
- a CDS encoding M55 family metallopeptidase, which encodes MKVFISADIEGIAGVMRPEQCSPGTPEYQLARGLMEQEVNAAIEGAFAGGASEVVVADSHAAMTNLRAENIDPRARLVQGKPRGLSMVEGLQQQQFDGLMFIGYHSAAGEHGVLAHTINGRAFYRVRINGEVMGESDIYAAAGAELNTPLWLVSGDDTLQSWINRYYPAAHYACVKRAISQTAAESLSPEAARNAIRLAATQAVQQAHKETTTRLQPPYELELMVAKPVLADLFCLIPGVTRKDAVTVGYQSPTIAPIVSLLGAFSYLATTQN